Proteins encoded in a region of the Frondihabitans sp. 762G35 genome:
- a CDS encoding DUF3043 domain-containing protein produces the protein MAKAPLISPDNSTERTDAPATGKGRPTPTRREREKANLRPLVPTGKEARRAQRDRVQEQRNRARVGLANGEEKFLPARDKGAQRKYVRDYIDARWSVGEAMIPIMVIILILTAVPAVAAASLLIIWAYVLFAVVDCFFVGRRITKKLSDKYGADNVERGLKWYAAMRSLQLKIMRLPKPQVKRGEFPA, from the coding sequence GTGGCCAAGGCACCCCTCATCTCCCCCGACAACTCGACCGAGCGCACCGACGCCCCCGCGACGGGGAAGGGTCGACCCACGCCGACGCGTCGGGAGCGCGAGAAGGCCAACCTCCGCCCCCTCGTCCCCACTGGCAAAGAGGCCCGCCGTGCGCAGCGCGACCGGGTGCAGGAGCAGCGCAACCGCGCCCGCGTCGGTCTCGCCAACGGCGAGGAGAAGTTCCTCCCCGCCCGCGACAAGGGCGCTCAGCGCAAGTACGTCCGCGACTACATCGACGCCCGGTGGAGCGTCGGCGAGGCGATGATCCCGATCATGGTGATCATCCTCATCCTGACGGCCGTGCCCGCCGTCGCGGCCGCGTCGCTCCTGATCATCTGGGCCTACGTGCTCTTCGCCGTGGTCGACTGCTTCTTCGTGGGCCGCCGCATCACGAAGAAGCTCTCCGACAAGTACGGCGCCGACAACGTCGAGCGCGGCCTCAAGTGGTACGCCGCCATGCGCTCGCTGCAGCTCAAGATCATGCGCCTGCCGAAGCCGCAGGTGAAGCGCGGCGAGTTCCCCGCCTAG
- a CDS encoding dipeptidase, which yields MTWNEHPVEPTDPELAAKLRESVQGALPASIADLAALVKIPSVSWEAFDASHVQASADAVAALVEETGLFDTVRTSRAPIEGDTLGQPAVLATREARNGRPTVLLYAHHDVQPPGSDDLWETPPFEPTVRGDRLYGRGASDDKAGVMTHVAALRAVREVLGDDLQVGIVLFIEGEEEFGSRSFSHFLEQHRSELAADLIVVADADNWSTSIPALTVALRGNVTFKLTVRTLDHASHSGMFGGAVPDAMLALVKLLATLHDEDGSVAVSGLTERETDYPDYPESQLREETGLLEGVSPIGADHILSRLWSKPSVTVTGIDAPSVANASNTLLPEVSVRISARIAPGQPAGEAYEALAAHLAAHAPFGAHVEISDVDRGDAFLVDTSGWGFAEGMQALAEGWGETPVETGIGGSIPFISDLAAVFPEAQILVTGVEDPDTRAHSPNESQHLGVFHRSILSEALLLARLDGRG from the coding sequence ATGACCTGGAATGAGCACCCCGTGGAGCCCACCGACCCCGAACTCGCAGCCAAGCTCCGGGAGTCGGTGCAGGGCGCGCTCCCCGCCTCCATCGCCGACCTCGCCGCCCTCGTGAAGATCCCGTCCGTCTCGTGGGAGGCCTTCGACGCGTCGCACGTGCAGGCGAGCGCCGACGCGGTGGCCGCGCTCGTCGAGGAGACGGGTCTGTTCGACACGGTGCGGACGAGCCGCGCGCCCATCGAGGGCGACACGCTCGGCCAGCCGGCGGTCCTCGCGACGCGCGAGGCCAGGAACGGCCGACCCACGGTCCTCCTCTACGCCCACCACGACGTGCAGCCCCCCGGGTCCGACGACCTGTGGGAGACCCCTCCGTTCGAGCCGACCGTCCGGGGCGACCGCCTCTACGGTCGCGGCGCCTCCGACGACAAGGCGGGCGTGATGACCCACGTGGCCGCCCTCCGCGCGGTCCGCGAGGTCCTCGGCGACGACCTTCAGGTCGGCATCGTCCTCTTCATCGAGGGGGAGGAGGAGTTCGGGTCCCGATCGTTCTCCCACTTCCTCGAGCAGCACCGGAGCGAGCTGGCGGCCGACCTCATCGTCGTGGCCGACGCCGACAACTGGAGCACCTCGATCCCCGCCCTCACCGTCGCCCTCCGAGGCAACGTGACCTTCAAGCTCACCGTCCGGACCCTCGACCACGCCTCGCACTCCGGCATGTTCGGCGGTGCGGTGCCCGATGCCATGCTGGCCCTCGTCAAGCTGCTCGCGACCCTCCACGACGAGGACGGCTCCGTCGCGGTCTCGGGGCTCACGGAGCGCGAGACCGACTACCCCGACTACCCGGAGTCGCAGCTTCGGGAGGAGACCGGCCTGCTCGAGGGCGTCAGCCCGATCGGGGCCGATCACATCCTGAGCCGCCTCTGGTCAAAGCCGTCCGTGACGGTCACGGGGATCGACGCGCCGAGCGTCGCCAACGCGTCGAACACGCTCCTGCCCGAGGTCTCGGTGCGCATCAGCGCGCGCATCGCCCCGGGTCAGCCGGCGGGCGAGGCGTACGAGGCCCTGGCGGCCCACCTCGCCGCGCACGCTCCCTTCGGAGCGCACGTCGAGATCAGCGACGTCGACCGCGGCGACGCCTTCCTCGTCGACACCTCCGGGTGGGGCTTCGCCGAGGGCATGCAGGCTCTGGCCGAAGGATGGGGCGAGACACCGGTCGAGACCGGCATCGGCGGCTCCATCCCCTTCATCTCCGACCTCGCGGCCGTCTTCCCGGAGGCGCAGATCCTCGTGACCGGGGTGGAGGACCCCGACACGCGGGCGCACAGCCCGAACGAGTCGCAGCACCTCGGGGTGTTCCATCGCTCGATCCTGAGCGAGGCGCTTCTGCTCGCGCGGCTCGACGGGCGAGGCTGA
- the lspA gene encoding signal peptidase II: MSTTPQTAKASVRVLLTLAFVAVIVCVLDQGTKYLVVTHLTLGQDVDVLGPVLRFHFVKNPGAAFSLATGQTWIFSIAAAAVVVAIIVFIRRIQSLRWALMLGMLLGGTLGNLTDRLFREPGFGVGHVVDFIYLPWILPAIFNIADTFIVSSMGLLLLLSLLGVGLDGRRASKQRPETDEHEHRHAAAEVAPPREPSS; this comes from the coding sequence TTGTCGACCACTCCTCAGACAGCGAAGGCCAGTGTCCGCGTCCTGCTGACACTGGCCTTCGTCGCTGTCATCGTCTGCGTCCTCGACCAGGGAACCAAGTACCTGGTCGTCACCCATCTCACGCTCGGCCAGGACGTCGACGTGCTGGGCCCCGTCCTGCGGTTCCACTTCGTGAAGAACCCGGGCGCGGCGTTCTCCCTGGCCACGGGCCAGACCTGGATCTTCTCGATCGCCGCCGCCGCCGTCGTCGTCGCGATCATCGTCTTCATCCGCCGGATCCAGTCGCTCCGCTGGGCGCTCATGCTCGGCATGCTGCTCGGCGGCACCCTCGGCAACCTCACCGACCGGCTCTTCCGGGAGCCCGGGTTCGGTGTGGGCCACGTCGTCGACTTCATCTACCTGCCGTGGATCCTGCCGGCCATCTTCAACATCGCCGACACGTTCATCGTGTCGAGCATGGGGCTCCTGCTCCTGCTGTCCCTGCTCGGGGTCGGCCTCGACGGACGCCGCGCCTCCAAGCAGCGGCCCGAGACCGACGAGCACGAGCACCGGCACGCGGCGGCCGAGGTCGCCCCGCCGCGAGAGCCTTCCTCGTGA
- a CDS encoding quinone-dependent dihydroorotate dehydrogenase: MTSSGDVPESGWYHFVFSKFFVRMDPERAHHLAFRVIRAVPIFPGIRALSRRYTHPHRSLRVTTLGLTFPSPFGVAAGFDKDARGIAGLGALGFGHVEVGTITARPQPGNDRPRLFRLVRDHAVVNRMGFNNGGAVKAAGAIGRARHLRSRPVIGVNIGKSRVVDVDDAIDDYLVSTRLLAPLADYLAVNVSSPNTPGLRGLQELDRLTPLLTAIRDAAGTTPVLVKIAPDLDDDAVRDVGLLVGELGLSGVIATNTTLSREGLLSAAADVERAGAGGLSGAPLAARSLEVLKVLREVVPAETCVISVGGVFTAAQVQERLDAGATLVQGYTGFLYLGPLWARQINRGLRDLQRR; the protein is encoded by the coding sequence ATGACGTCCTCCGGCGACGTGCCCGAGTCGGGCTGGTACCACTTCGTCTTCTCGAAGTTCTTCGTGCGGATGGATCCCGAGCGGGCGCACCACCTCGCGTTCCGCGTCATCCGGGCGGTCCCGATCTTCCCGGGCATCCGCGCCCTGTCGCGCCGCTACACGCACCCGCACCGCTCGCTCCGCGTCACCACCCTCGGCCTGACGTTCCCGTCGCCGTTCGGCGTCGCCGCCGGCTTCGACAAGGACGCCCGCGGGATCGCCGGCCTGGGAGCGCTCGGTTTCGGCCACGTCGAGGTCGGCACGATCACCGCGCGCCCGCAGCCGGGCAACGACCGGCCGCGCCTGTTCCGCCTCGTCCGCGACCACGCGGTCGTGAACCGCATGGGCTTCAACAACGGGGGAGCGGTCAAAGCCGCCGGGGCCATCGGACGCGCCCGCCACCTTCGGAGTCGGCCGGTCATCGGCGTCAACATCGGCAAGAGCCGCGTCGTCGACGTCGACGACGCTATCGACGACTACCTCGTGTCGACGCGCCTGCTGGCGCCCCTCGCCGACTACCTCGCCGTCAACGTGTCTTCGCCGAACACGCCGGGCCTGCGCGGCCTGCAGGAGCTCGACCGCCTCACACCGCTGCTCACCGCCATCCGCGACGCCGCCGGGACGACTCCGGTGCTCGTGAAGATCGCGCCCGACCTCGACGACGACGCGGTCCGGGACGTCGGCCTGCTGGTCGGCGAGCTCGGGCTCTCCGGCGTCATCGCCACGAACACGACGCTCTCGCGCGAGGGGCTCCTCTCCGCCGCGGCGGACGTCGAGCGGGCAGGAGCCGGGGGCCTCTCGGGCGCGCCGCTCGCCGCGCGATCGCTCGAGGTGCTGAAGGTGCTCCGCGAGGTCGTTCCGGCGGAGACCTGCGTCATCTCCGTCGGCGGGGTCTTCACCGCCGCCCAGGTGCAGGAGCGTCTCGACGCCGGTGCCACCCTCGTGCAGGGCTACACCGGCTTCCTCTACCTCGGGCCGCTGTGGGCGAGGCAGATCAACCGGGGCCTGCGCGACCTGCAGCGCCGCTAG
- the dnaE gene encoding DNA polymerase III subunit alpha — MLDGAARVKPLIDEAVKQGMPAVAVTDHGNVFGAFDFYKSATEAGIKPIIGTEAYITPGTHRSDKTRVKWGDGGRDDISGAGSYTHMTLLSETTEGMHNLFRLSSRASLEGYYFKPRMDRELLSTYSKGLIATTGCPSGEVQTRLRLGQYDEAVKAASDFRDIFGKENYFAEIMDHGLGIERRIMDDLVRLAKQLDLPLLATNDLHYTHEHDATSHAALLCVQSGSTLSDPNRFKFDADEFYLKTAAQMRHLFRDHPEACDNTLLIAERCEVTFDTSANYMPRFPVPEGETEDTWFVKEVEKGLVYRYPDGIPADVRARADYEVGVIVQMGFPGYFLVVADFINWSKDNGIRVGPGRGSGAGSMAAYAMRITDLDPIRHGLIFERFLNPDRVSMPDFDVDFDDRRRTEVINYVTDKYGDERVAQIVTYGTIKAKQALKDSSRVLGFPFGMGEKLTKAMPPAIMGKDIPLTGIFDREHPRYKEAGDIRAVVEGDPEAKTVFDTALGLEGLKRQWGVHAAGVIMSSDPLLDIIPIMKREQDGQIVTQFDYPACESLGLIKMDFLGLRNLTIINDALDNIKSNRGFDLVLEDLELDDKGAYDLLASGDTLGVFQLDGGPMRGLLRLMRPDNFEDISAVIALYRPGPMGANSHTNYALRKNGAQEITAIHAELEEPLREVLGGTYGLIIYQEQVMSVAQKLAGFSLGQADILRRAMGKKKKSELDKQFAGFQQGMFDNGYSADAVQKIWDILLPFSDYAFNKAHSAAYGVVSYWTAYLKAHYPAEYMAALLTSVGDSRDKLGLYLNECRRMGIQVLPPDVNESIGFFAAVGEDIRFGMGAVRNVGFNVVDHIIAARQEKGAFTSFHDFLRKVPIPVANKRTVESLVKAGAFDSLGNTRRALVEIHESAVEAAVSEKRAEANGQVGFDFDSLWDEPAQVQHVPERPEWSKRDKLAFERDMLGLYVSDHPLAGLELPLAKHASTTITHIASSDDSIDGETVTVAGLITSVQHRVARNSGNPYGIITVEDFSGEISAMFLGKTYQEFGPSLVGDSIIVLKGRVSVRDDGKNLHAVSMFLPDLGVAASSGPLVLSMPEFRATHDVVTELGAVLGRHAGATEVRLRLLKGDNARTFEIPYPVDITADLYGELKSLLGPSCLL; from the coding sequence ATGCTCGACGGCGCCGCCCGCGTCAAACCCCTCATCGACGAGGCTGTGAAGCAGGGCATGCCCGCTGTGGCCGTGACCGACCACGGCAACGTGTTCGGGGCCTTCGACTTCTACAAGTCGGCCACCGAGGCGGGCATCAAACCCATCATCGGCACCGAGGCGTACATCACCCCCGGCACTCACCGCTCCGACAAGACGCGGGTCAAGTGGGGCGACGGCGGTCGCGACGACATCTCCGGTGCCGGCTCCTACACGCACATGACGCTGCTCTCGGAGACGACCGAGGGCATGCACAACCTCTTCCGGCTGTCGTCCCGAGCGTCGCTCGAGGGCTACTACTTCAAGCCGCGGATGGATCGCGAGCTCCTCTCCACCTACTCCAAGGGCCTCATCGCCACGACCGGTTGCCCGAGCGGCGAGGTGCAGACGCGGCTCCGGCTCGGCCAGTACGACGAGGCCGTCAAGGCCGCGAGCGACTTCCGCGACATCTTCGGCAAGGAGAACTACTTCGCCGAGATCATGGATCACGGTCTCGGCATCGAGCGCCGCATCATGGACGACCTCGTCCGCCTCGCCAAGCAGCTCGACCTGCCGCTCCTCGCCACGAACGACCTCCACTACACGCACGAGCACGACGCGACGAGCCACGCCGCGCTCCTCTGCGTGCAGTCCGGTTCGACGCTGAGCGACCCCAACCGGTTCAAGTTCGACGCCGACGAGTTCTACCTCAAGACCGCCGCCCAGATGCGGCACCTCTTCCGCGACCACCCGGAGGCGTGCGACAACACGCTCCTGATCGCCGAGCGCTGCGAGGTGACGTTCGACACGTCCGCCAACTACATGCCGCGCTTCCCGGTGCCCGAGGGCGAGACCGAGGACACCTGGTTCGTCAAGGAGGTCGAGAAGGGCCTCGTCTACCGCTACCCCGACGGCATCCCCGCCGACGTGCGCGCGCGGGCCGACTACGAGGTCGGCGTCATCGTGCAGATGGGCTTCCCCGGCTACTTCCTCGTCGTCGCCGACTTCATCAACTGGTCGAAAGACAACGGGATCCGGGTCGGGCCGGGTCGTGGCTCCGGCGCCGGTTCCATGGCCGCCTACGCCATGCGGATCACCGACCTCGACCCGATCCGCCACGGCCTCATCTTCGAGCGCTTCCTCAACCCCGACCGCGTCTCCATGCCCGACTTCGACGTCGACTTCGACGACCGTCGGCGCACCGAGGTCATCAACTACGTGACCGACAAGTACGGCGACGAGCGCGTCGCCCAGATCGTCACCTACGGCACCATCAAGGCCAAGCAGGCTCTCAAAGACTCCTCGCGCGTCCTCGGCTTCCCCTTCGGCATGGGAGAGAAGCTCACGAAGGCGATGCCTCCCGCCATCATGGGCAAGGACATCCCGCTCACGGGCATCTTCGACCGCGAGCACCCCCGCTACAAGGAGGCGGGCGACATCCGCGCCGTCGTCGAGGGCGACCCGGAGGCGAAGACCGTCTTCGACACCGCGCTCGGGCTCGAGGGCCTGAAGCGCCAGTGGGGCGTGCACGCGGCCGGGGTCATCATGTCCAGCGACCCGCTGCTCGACATCATCCCGATCATGAAGCGCGAGCAGGACGGCCAGATCGTCACGCAGTTCGACTACCCCGCGTGCGAGTCGCTCGGCCTCATCAAGATGGACTTCCTGGGGCTCAGAAACCTCACGATCATCAACGACGCGCTCGACAACATCAAGTCCAACCGCGGCTTCGACCTCGTCCTCGAAGACCTCGAGCTCGACGACAAGGGCGCCTACGACCTCCTCGCCTCGGGCGACACCCTCGGTGTCTTCCAGCTCGACGGCGGGCCGATGCGCGGGCTTCTGCGCCTCATGCGCCCCGACAACTTCGAGGACATCTCCGCGGTCATCGCGCTCTACCGCCCGGGCCCCATGGGCGCCAACTCGCACACCAACTACGCGCTGCGCAAGAACGGCGCGCAAGAGATCACGGCCATCCACGCCGAGCTCGAGGAGCCGCTGCGCGAGGTGCTCGGTGGCACCTACGGCCTGATCATCTACCAGGAGCAGGTGATGAGCGTCGCGCAGAAGCTCGCCGGCTTCTCGCTGGGTCAGGCCGACATCCTCCGCCGCGCGATGGGCAAGAAGAAGAAGTCCGAGCTCGACAAACAGTTCGCGGGCTTCCAGCAGGGCATGTTCGACAACGGCTACTCGGCCGACGCCGTGCAGAAGATCTGGGACATCCTGCTCCCGTTCTCCGACTACGCCTTCAACAAGGCGCACTCGGCCGCCTACGGCGTCGTCTCCTACTGGACCGCCTACCTCAAGGCGCACTATCCGGCCGAGTACATGGCCGCGCTGCTGACCAGCGTCGGCGACTCCCGCGACAAGCTCGGGCTCTACCTGAACGAGTGCCGGCGGATGGGCATCCAGGTGCTCCCGCCCGACGTCAACGAGTCGATCGGATTCTTCGCCGCCGTCGGCGAGGACATCCGCTTCGGCATGGGTGCGGTGCGCAACGTCGGCTTCAACGTGGTCGACCACATCATCGCCGCGCGCCAGGAGAAGGGCGCCTTCACGTCGTTCCACGACTTCCTGCGCAAGGTCCCGATCCCGGTCGCGAACAAGCGCACCGTCGAGTCGCTCGTCAAGGCGGGCGCCTTCGACTCGCTCGGGAACACGCGCCGCGCTCTCGTCGAGATCCACGAGTCGGCCGTCGAGGCCGCCGTCAGCGAGAAGCGCGCGGAGGCGAACGGCCAGGTCGGCTTCGACTTCGACTCCCTGTGGGACGAACCCGCGCAGGTCCAGCACGTCCCCGAGCGGCCCGAGTGGTCCAAGCGCGACAAGTTGGCCTTCGAGCGCGACATGCTCGGGCTCTACGTCTCCGACCACCCTCTGGCGGGGCTCGAACTGCCGCTGGCCAAGCACGCGTCGACCACGATCACGCACATCGCGTCGTCCGACGACTCGATCGACGGCGAGACGGTCACCGTGGCGGGTCTCATCACGAGCGTGCAGCACCGCGTGGCGCGGAACTCCGGGAACCCCTACGGCATCATCACCGTGGAGGACTTCTCCGGGGAGATCAGCGCGATGTTCCTGGGCAAGACCTACCAGGAGTTCGGGCCGTCGCTCGTCGGCGACTCGATCATCGTGCTGAAGGGCCGGGTCAGCGTGCGCGACGACGGCAAGAACCTCCACGCGGTCAGCATGTTCCTGCCCGACCTCGGCGTCGCCGCGAGCAGCGGGCCGCTCGTGCTGAGCATGCCGGAGTTCCGGGCGACGCACGACGTCGTGACCGAGCTCGGCGCGGTGCTCGGTCGACACGCCGGTGCCACGGAGGTCCGACTGCGCCTGCTGAAGGGCGACAACGCGCGCACCTTCGAGATCCCCTACCCGGTCGACATCACGGCCGACCTCTACGGAGAGCTCAAGAGCCTGCTCGGGCCCAGCTGCCTGCTGTGA
- a CDS encoding RluA family pseudouridine synthase, with product MTETRSLPVPDGLAGERVDAAIAKLLGFSRTFAAEVAAEGGVTVDQKTVGKSDRLDAGSWLEVTWTPRQEPSVIAVDVPGLGIVHDDDDLVVVDKPVGVAAHPSVGWTGPTVLGGLAAAGFTIATSGAAERAGIVHRLDVGTSGLMVVAKSERAYSLLKQAFRERTVEKIYNAVVQGHPDPLTGTIDAPLGRHPSSSWKFAVVVDGKPSVTHYETVEAFPAASLLEVHLETGRTHQIRVHMAAQRHPCVGDALYGADPTLSARLGLTRQWLHAVQLGFDHPATGEWVSFRSAYPADLQHALEVLRAS from the coding sequence GTGACGGAGACCCGCTCCCTCCCCGTCCCCGACGGGCTCGCCGGCGAACGCGTCGACGCCGCCATCGCCAAGCTCCTCGGTTTCAGCCGCACCTTCGCCGCCGAGGTGGCGGCGGAGGGCGGCGTGACCGTCGACCAGAAGACGGTCGGCAAGTCGGACCGCCTCGACGCGGGCTCCTGGCTCGAGGTCACCTGGACCCCGAGGCAGGAGCCGTCGGTCATCGCGGTCGACGTGCCCGGTCTCGGCATCGTGCACGACGACGACGACCTGGTCGTCGTCGACAAGCCGGTCGGAGTCGCGGCGCACCCCTCCGTGGGCTGGACGGGCCCGACCGTCCTCGGCGGTCTCGCGGCTGCCGGTTTCACGATCGCGACGAGCGGTGCCGCCGAGCGCGCCGGGATCGTGCACCGGCTCGACGTGGGCACGTCGGGCCTCATGGTCGTCGCGAAGAGCGAGCGCGCCTACTCGCTGCTGAAGCAGGCGTTCCGCGAGCGGACCGTCGAGAAGATCTACAACGCGGTCGTGCAGGGGCACCCCGATCCCCTGACGGGGACGATCGACGCGCCCCTCGGGAGGCACCCCTCCTCGTCATGGAAGTTCGCCGTCGTGGTCGACGGGAAGCCGTCGGTGACTCACTACGAGACGGTCGAGGCGTTCCCCGCCGCGTCCCTCCTGGAGGTGCACCTCGAGACGGGCCGCACGCACCAGATCCGCGTGCACATGGCGGCTCAGCGACACCCCTGCGTCGGCGACGCCCTCTACGGCGCCGACCCGACCCTCTCGGCGCGTCTGGGGCTGACCAGGCAGTGGCTCCACGCCGTCCAGCTCGGTTTCGACCACCCGGCGACGGGGGAGTGGGTGTCGTTCCGGTCGGCCTATCCGGCAGACCTTCAACACGCGCTTGAAGTGCTTCGCGCCTCCTGA
- the erpA gene encoding iron-sulfur cluster insertion protein ErpA — MTDTATASTQTASTSTDATKSLDVKEHGVGLSAAAADKVKSLLTQEGRDDLRLRVAVQPGGCSGLIYQLYFDERLLENDATVDFNGVEVVVDKMSVPYLDGASIDFEDTIEKQGFTIDNPNAQGSCACGDSFH; from the coding sequence ATGACAGACACCGCCACCGCATCCACCCAGACCGCATCCACCAGCACCGATGCGACGAAGTCTCTCGATGTGAAGGAACACGGCGTGGGCCTCTCGGCCGCCGCCGCCGACAAGGTCAAGAGCCTCCTCACGCAGGAGGGACGCGACGATCTGCGCCTCCGCGTGGCCGTCCAGCCCGGCGGCTGCTCGGGCCTGATCTACCAGCTCTACTTCGACGAGAGGCTCCTCGAGAATGACGCGACCGTTGATTTCAATGGGGTCGAGGTCGTCGTCGACAAGATGAGCGTCCCCTACCTCGACGGCGCGTCCATCGATTTCGAGGACACGATCGAGAAGCAGGGCTTCACCATCGACAACCCCAACGCGCAGGGCTCGTGCGCGTGCGGTGACAGCTTCCACTAA
- the hisD gene encoding histidinol dehydrogenase encodes MLKTTDLRGQTPSRAELLALIPRSAADISTAAAAAQTLIDDVRHRGSEALLEQAERFDRVRPTALRVSAADIERAVEALDPLVRAALTESIARVTEASRAQVPEPRTTYPAPGASILQRWQPVARAGVYVPGGKAVYPSSVVMNVVPAQIAGVPSIALVSPAQAEFGGSVHPVILGAAGLLGVDEVYAIGGAGAIGALAYGVPDLDLEPVQVITGPGNNFVAAAKRLVRGVVGIDAEAGATEILVIADATADPVLVAVDLISQAEHDENASAVLVTDSVDLGRRVADEVARLAPLTLSAERVATALAGEQSAIVLVDDLAAAAAFSNAYGPEHLEIQTADDDAALALIENAGAVFVGPHTPVSLGDYLAGSNHVLPTGGQARYSSGLGAYTFLRPQQIVRYAAEPLEAVSERLVALSRAELLPAHGEAVAARFTRP; translated from the coding sequence ATGTTGAAGACCACCGACCTCCGAGGTCAGACCCCCAGCCGCGCCGAACTCCTTGCTCTCATCCCGCGTTCCGCGGCCGACATCTCCACGGCGGCGGCGGCAGCCCAGACGCTGATCGACGACGTGCGACACCGCGGATCGGAGGCCCTCCTCGAGCAGGCCGAGCGTTTCGACCGGGTGCGTCCGACGGCGCTCCGCGTCTCGGCGGCCGACATCGAGCGCGCCGTCGAGGCTCTCGACCCGCTAGTCCGCGCCGCCCTCACCGAGTCGATCGCGCGGGTGACCGAGGCCAGTCGCGCGCAGGTCCCCGAGCCGCGGACGACGTATCCGGCACCCGGGGCGAGTATCCTGCAGCGCTGGCAGCCCGTAGCCCGCGCCGGCGTCTACGTGCCGGGTGGCAAGGCCGTCTACCCCTCGAGCGTCGTGATGAACGTCGTCCCGGCTCAGATCGCCGGGGTCCCGTCGATCGCCCTCGTCTCGCCCGCGCAGGCGGAGTTCGGCGGGTCCGTCCACCCGGTCATCCTCGGCGCCGCCGGTCTCCTCGGCGTCGACGAGGTCTACGCGATCGGCGGCGCGGGCGCCATCGGGGCCCTGGCATACGGCGTGCCCGACCTCGACCTCGAGCCCGTCCAGGTCATCACGGGTCCGGGCAACAACTTCGTCGCCGCGGCGAAGCGGCTCGTGCGCGGGGTGGTCGGCATCGACGCCGAAGCCGGTGCCACGGAGATCCTCGTCATCGCCGACGCCACCGCCGACCCGGTGCTCGTGGCGGTCGACCTCATCAGCCAGGCCGAGCACGACGAGAACGCCTCCGCCGTCCTCGTGACCGACTCGGTCGACCTGGGGCGTCGGGTCGCCGACGAGGTGGCCCGCCTCGCCCCGCTGACCCTCAGTGCCGAGCGCGTCGCGACGGCCCTCGCGGGGGAGCAGTCGGCGATCGTCCTCGTCGACGACCTCGCCGCGGCGGCCGCGTTCAGCAACGCCTACGGCCCCGAGCACCTCGAGATCCAGACGGCCGACGACGACGCCGCGCTCGCCCTCATCGAGAACGCCGGAGCCGTCTTCGTCGGCCCCCACACGCCCGTGAGCCTCGGCGACTACCTCGCCGGGTCGAACCACGTCCTTCCGACCGGCGGCCAGGCGCGCTACTCGTCCGGGCTGGGGGCCTACACGTTCCTCCGACCGCAGCAGATCGTGCGCTACGCGGCCGAACCCCTCGAGGCCGTCTCCGAGCGCCTCGTGGCCCTCTCGCGGGCCGAACTCCTGCCGGCGCACGGCGAGGCCGTCGCCGCCCGCTTCACGCGCCCCTGA
- the nrdR gene encoding transcriptional regulator NrdR, with protein MFCPFCRHPDSRVVDSRTSDDGTSIRRRRQCPNCGRRFSTTETASLAVIKRNGVLEPFSREKIISGVRKACQGRPVTDGDLAVLAQKVEESVRSSGASQIDANEVGLAILPPLRELDEVAYLRFASVYQAFDSLDDFEESIRALRTDHVAETITASRASDE; from the coding sequence ATGTTCTGCCCCTTCTGCCGTCATCCCGACTCCCGAGTCGTCGACTCCCGCACGAGCGACGACGGCACCTCCATCCGCCGCCGCCGCCAGTGCCCCAACTGCGGCCGACGCTTCTCGACCACCGAGACCGCGAGCCTCGCCGTCATCAAGCGCAACGGCGTCCTCGAGCCCTTCAGCCGGGAGAAGATCATCTCCGGCGTGAGGAAGGCCTGCCAGGGGCGCCCCGTCACCGACGGCGACCTGGCGGTCCTGGCGCAGAAGGTCGAGGAGTCGGTCCGGTCGAGCGGTGCATCGCAGATCGATGCGAACGAGGTCGGCCTCGCGATCCTGCCGCCCCTGCGCGAGCTCGACGAGGTCGCCTACCTGCGCTTCGCCAGCGTCTACCAGGCGTTCGACTCGCTCGACGACTTCGAGGAGTCGATCCGGGCACTCCGCACCGACCATGTCGCCGAGACCATCACGGCGTCGCGCGCGAGCGACGAATGA